One Solanum lycopersicum chromosome 2, SLM_r2.1 genomic region harbors:
- the LOC101259699 gene encoding CRIB domain-containing protein RIC10 produces the protein MVITFLLCLDYLKKDDGQCSSKLRKSSNPFISIRFYQERRRNWFFTFKCCCYFYLYSVSSLSRGCLLYWGFTYSSMGTKMKGIYKYISNIFVVKEREIEIGFPTDVKHVAHIGWDGQSGNAPSWMNEFKTGPDFAATSIGNSGSAHSPWASQDYTESMRQQQSSDLYRDVTPTVGPKKQKRRKAKSTSSPRSASSSSSRSSRAEKSKTKFVEGNAKPLNIEVA, from the exons atggttattacatttttattatgTCTAGATTACTTGAAGAAAGATGATGGGCAATGCAGCAGTAAGTTGAGGAAAAGTAGTAACCCTTTCATTTCTATCAGATTTTATCAAGAAAG gcGAAGGAATTGGTTCTTCACATTTAAGTGCTGCTGCTACTTCTATCTGTATTCTGTTTCATCTCTGAGCAGAGGGTGTTTGTTGTATTGGGGTTTTACATACTCTTCTATGGGAACCAAAATGAAGGGGATCTACAAATACATTTCTAATATTTTTG TTGTGAAGGAGAGGGAGATAGAAATTGGATTTCCAACTGATGTTAAGCATGTGGCACATATTGGGTGGGATGGACAATCAGGCAATGCACCTAGTTGG ATGAATGAATTCAAGACTGGGCCAGATTTTGCAGCAACTTCTATTGGTAATTCTGGTTCTGCACATTCTCCATGGGCATCACAAG ATTACACAGAGTCAATGAGACAGCAACAATCATCTGATCTTTACAGGGACGTAACACCTACAGTGGGTCCTAAGAAACAAAAGCGGAGGAAGGCCAAGTCGACATCCTCTCCCAGGTCTGCTTCATCATCCTCGTCAAGATCATCACGAGCAGAAAAATCCAAGACTAAATTTGTCGAAGGCAATGCTAAACCACTTAACATAGAGGTGGCTTAA